A genomic window from Silene latifolia isolate original U9 population chromosome 11, ASM4854445v1, whole genome shotgun sequence includes:
- the LOC141610939 gene encoding uncharacterized protein LOC141610939, with product MAIKLLYSYQLTNPKSGVAVSLTSTKSARGRPIEAAPGFVRLRKDIQHSCSSKSVRCVMSDTSLHEGAVGVAYKDGVVIVGRQIWNWQNRLSEMPLVHVSNKGQVV from the exons ATGGCAATAAAGTTATTATACAGTTATCAACTTACTAACCCTAAGAG TGGTGTGGCGGTTAGCTTGACATCGACAAAATCAGCCAGAGGCAGACCAATAGAAGCTGCACCTGGATTTGTCAGATTAAGAAAAGATATCCAGCACAGTTGCTCGTCAAAAAGTGTACGCTGTGTAATGAGTGATACTAGCCTTCATGAGGGGGCTGTTGGCGTGGCTTATAAAGATGGTGTAGTCATCGTAGGCAGACAAATTTG GAATTGGCAGAACCGTCTATCAGAGATGCCTTTGGTTCATGTGTCCAACAAGGGGCAAGTCGTGTGA